In Octopus bimaculoides isolate UCB-OBI-ISO-001 chromosome 5, ASM119413v2, whole genome shotgun sequence, a genomic segment contains:
- the LOC128247821 gene encoding uncharacterized protein LOC128247821 encodes MKVPSGQQVNRQTTRIVRVGPKNIFRANITTTEVKYVNASNVFPRVSPYQTPTISTAALSKSPYNSYLRNNSHPLPLLPKLNESSLETIKMQIAASKTTTTTTTTTPTPTSTPAPLTAATETMMTAVMSGECVTAVNDTIEDSVRLKQSMTSYSVNGNSRHDIAICSSVTPAAKTDNLNCEDNDDNVTSSESLSLNPDPNDSGTVSESKSLMDAQLANIGENYMEETKTPLFDPKEQEKRNRRKFYWYGSHKLIKPIKDIPLRFQLMLAETNAEKARCEGRPIILRQQMDLAEQFMTPGNTFGPDTPCFLPGFNYDQPRVCSTNGFVEKKDKSGLTVNSTSSKGSAAAVTSTSSDLMTNASGLMTSLSPITQPHPAMYTLHMYNPGCNLEGSTSPAGSTTASASTANASTVTSATGAHTNPTSSSSSACCVRLPNPNVPGYLTRMSTHSFPQAPIYFSPPTVSASTNAPSSAPYMTPQPNFTPGYPQTTALPHTFIPGSSSLGNTTFGLGTINASTTGQALSYPQYTPCISYTQNNQYTVTAVPQ; translated from the coding sequence atgaaagtTCCATCTGGGCAGCAAGTCAACCGGCAAACCACCCGAATTGTACGGGTTGGTCCCAAAAACATATTCCGTGCGAATATAACAACAACAGAGGTTAAGTATGTAAATGCTAGCAATGTGTTTCCCAGGGTCAGTCCATACCAGACTCCAACCATCTCTACTGCAGCTCTGTCAAAGTCACCATATAACAGTTATCTCAGAAATAACTCCCACCCATTGCCATTGCTACCAAAGTTGAATGAAAGCTCTTTGGAAACAATCAAAATGCAGATTGCAGCAagtaaaacaactacaacaacaacaacaacaacaccaacaccaacatcaacaccagcaccattaacagcagcaacagaaactATGATGACAGCAGTTATGTCAGGAGAATGTGTGACAGCTGTGAATGATACAATCGAAGACAGTGTTAGGTTGAAACAATCAATGACCTCATACAGTGTAAATGGTAACAGTAGACATGACATTGCAATATGTAGCAGTGTCACTCCAGCTGCAAAAACTGACAATTTGAACtgtgaagacaatgatgataatgttacttCCAGTGAGAGTTTATCCTTGAATCCAGACCCAAATGATAGCGGCACAGTTAGTGAATCAAAATCACTGATGGATGCACAATTGGCCAATATTGGGGAAAATTACATGGAAGAGACAAAGACACCCCTCTTTGATCCAAAAGAACAAGAGAAGCGGAATAGACGTAAGTTCTATTGGTATGGCAGTCACAAATTGATTAAACCGATAAAAGACATTCCTCTGAGATTTCAACTAATGCTCGCAGAAACCAATGCAGAAAAAGCTCGGTGTGAAGGTCGGCCTATTATTCTTCGCCAGCAGATGGATCTTGCTGAACAGTTTATGACTCCTGGAAACACTTTTGGTCCAGATACGCCTTGCTTTTTGCCAGGCTTTAATTATGACCAGCCTCGGGTTTGTTCAACCAATGGCTTTGTTGAGAAAAAAGACAAATCTGGTTTGACAGTTAATTCTACTTCCAGTAAAGGGTCTGCTGCTGCTGTGACAAGCACTTCTAGTGATTTAATGACTAATGCTAGTGGGCTAATGACATCGCTGTCTCCCATTACTCAACCACATCCAGCTATGTATACACTGCATATGTACAATCCTGGCTGCAATCTGGAAGGTTCAACTTCACCAGCAGGTAGTACAACTGCAAGTGCATCTACTGCAAATGCATCTACTGTTACCAGTGCCACAGGGGCTCATACCAACCCCACCAGCTCTTCTAGTAGCGCCTGCTGTGTGCGCTTGCCAAACCCCAATGTTCCTGGATACTTAACAAGAATGTCAACCCATAGCTTTCCACAAGCTCCAATCTACTTCTCTCCACCAACTGTTTCAGCTTCAACGAATGCACCTTCATCTGCTCCATATATGACACCACAACCAAACTTTACCCCAGGCTACCCACAAACCACAGCTTTACCCCACACTTTCATACCAGGCTCTTCATCTCTTGGGAACACTACTTTTGGTCTAGGGACAATTAATGCCTCAACTACAGGACAAGCTCTTTCCTATCCTCAGTACACACCTTGCATTAGTTACACACAAAATAACCAATACACTGTTACAGCAGTCCCACAGTAA